From Kineosporia succinea, the proteins below share one genomic window:
- a CDS encoding NAD(P)/FAD-dependent oxidoreductase — MTEQSPPQPVPEHDLPAAADVVVVGAGLAGLACARQLSRRGIDVVVLEASDGPGGRVRSDVVGGFICDRGFQLLNPAYPEVRRVLDVAALRLQPFPAAVVVAGAQGRQVLADPRRSPGLLPLTAVGLLRERGGTWREQAAFARWALEAARADPRKLLSEPDLPWVEALSRRGVSGALRRRVLEPFLAGVVGEDDGVTSHQFVQLLVRSFVRGTPSVPWRGMRAVPEQLAAQVPGIHHGVRVESAGPGLVRSSAGDIQARAVVVATDPRSASALLDLPPVVSRGLTTYWHVAPEPPTRSGALHVDGDRRGPVVNTVVISNRARSYSPDERALIATTVLGGNPDLTTERAVTTQLAQIYGQPTHWWELIRRDAIPEALTAMPVPLQVRQPVALGEGMFVAGDHRDTASIQGALVSGRRTADAVLAELGLPAVPREPIKAG, encoded by the coding sequence GTGACCGAGCAGAGCCCACCGCAGCCCGTTCCCGAGCACGATCTGCCCGCGGCGGCCGACGTGGTCGTGGTGGGCGCCGGTCTCGCGGGTCTGGCCTGTGCGCGCCAGCTTTCGCGGCGGGGCATCGACGTGGTGGTGCTGGAGGCGTCCGACGGGCCGGGCGGCCGGGTGCGGAGTGACGTGGTGGGCGGCTTCATCTGCGACCGCGGCTTCCAGCTGCTGAACCCGGCCTACCCCGAGGTGCGGCGGGTGCTCGACGTCGCCGCCCTGCGGTTGCAGCCGTTCCCCGCGGCGGTGGTCGTGGCCGGGGCTCAGGGCCGTCAGGTGCTGGCCGATCCGCGCCGCTCTCCCGGGCTGCTGCCGCTCACCGCGGTCGGCCTGCTGCGCGAGCGCGGCGGAACCTGGCGCGAGCAGGCCGCTTTCGCCCGCTGGGCGCTCGAGGCCGCGCGCGCCGATCCACGAAAGCTGTTGTCCGAGCCGGATCTCCCCTGGGTCGAGGCCCTCAGCCGGCGTGGTGTCTCCGGAGCGCTGCGGCGCCGGGTGCTCGAGCCGTTCCTGGCCGGGGTCGTCGGTGAGGACGACGGGGTCACCTCACACCAGTTCGTGCAGCTTCTCGTGCGGTCGTTCGTGCGGGGCACCCCGTCGGTGCCCTGGCGCGGCATGAGGGCCGTCCCCGAGCAGCTGGCCGCCCAGGTGCCCGGCATCCACCACGGGGTGCGGGTCGAGTCGGCCGGGCCCGGGCTGGTGCGGTCGTCGGCCGGAGACATCCAGGCCCGGGCGGTGGTGGTGGCAACAGATCCGCGCAGCGCCAGTGCCCTGCTCGACCTGCCACCCGTGGTGTCGCGGGGTCTCACCACCTACTGGCACGTGGCCCCGGAGCCGCCCACCCGCTCGGGAGCCTTGCACGTCGACGGCGACCGCCGCGGCCCGGTGGTGAACACCGTCGTGATCAGCAACCGGGCGCGCAGCTACAGCCCCGACGAGCGGGCCCTGATCGCGACCACCGTGCTCGGAGGCAATCCCGACCTCACCACCGAGCGCGCCGTGACGACCCAGCTCGCACAGATCTACGGGCAGCCCACGCACTGGTGGGAGCTCATCCGGCGCGACGCCATCCCCGAGGCTCTCACCGCCATGCCGGTGCCCCTGCAGGTGCGCCAGCCCGTCGCCCTCGGCGAGGGCATGTTCGTGGCGGGCGACCACCGGGACACGGCGTCGATCCAGGGCGCCCTGGTGTCCGGGCGCCGCACCGCCGACGCCGTCCTGGCCGAGCTGGGGCTGCCGGCGGTGCCGCGGGAACCGATCAAGGCGGGATGA
- the lipA gene encoding lipoyl synthase yields MTIAPEGRRLLRVEARNAETPIERKPSWIRTTAKMGPEYTALTGLVKKEGLHTVCQEAGCPNIFECWEDREATFLIGGDQCSRRCDFCQIHSGKPQALDRDEPRRVGESVATMGLRYATVTGVARDDLEDEGAWLYAETIREIHRQSPGTGVEILVPDFSGNPELLQLVFDAQPQVFAHNVETVPRIFKRIRPAFRYERSLEVLSLARSKGQVTKSNLILGMGETPEEIRQALTDLHDAGCDLITITQYLRPSPLHHPVDRWVKPEEFVEHKDFADELGFAGVMAGPLVRSSYRAGRLWAQAMTRRGEQIPEDLAHLAVETTARQEASSLLLRGSSR; encoded by the coding sequence GTGACGATCGCACCCGAGGGCAGGCGGCTTCTGAGGGTCGAGGCCCGCAACGCCGAGACCCCGATCGAGCGGAAGCCGTCATGGATCCGCACCACCGCCAAGATGGGCCCGGAGTACACCGCGCTGACCGGCCTGGTGAAGAAGGAGGGCCTGCACACGGTCTGCCAGGAGGCTGGCTGCCCCAACATCTTCGAGTGCTGGGAAGACCGCGAGGCCACCTTCCTGATCGGCGGCGACCAGTGCAGCCGCCGTTGCGACTTCTGCCAGATCCACAGCGGCAAGCCGCAGGCCCTCGACCGCGACGAACCGCGCCGCGTCGGCGAGAGCGTCGCCACGATGGGCCTGCGCTACGCCACGGTCACCGGCGTCGCCCGTGACGACCTGGAGGACGAGGGCGCCTGGCTGTACGCGGAGACGATCCGCGAGATCCACCGGCAGTCCCCCGGCACCGGCGTCGAGATCCTGGTGCCCGACTTCTCCGGCAACCCCGAGCTGCTGCAGCTGGTCTTCGACGCGCAGCCGCAGGTCTTCGCCCACAACGTCGAGACCGTTCCGCGCATCTTCAAGCGCATCCGCCCGGCCTTCCGCTACGAGCGCTCGCTCGAGGTGCTGAGTCTGGCCCGCTCGAAGGGGCAGGTCACCAAGTCCAACCTGATCCTGGGCATGGGTGAGACGCCCGAGGAGATCCGGCAGGCGCTGACCGACCTGCACGACGCCGGTTGCGACCTGATCACGATCACGCAGTACCTGCGTCCCTCGCCGCTGCACCACCCGGTCGACCGCTGGGTGAAGCCCGAGGAGTTCGTCGAGCACAAGGACTTCGCCGACGAGCTGGGCTTCGCCGGTGTGATGGCCGGTCCGCTGGTGCGCTCGTCGTACCGGGCCGGGCGTCTGTGGGCCCAGGCCATGACCCGCCGGGGCGAGCAGATCCCCGAAGACCTCGCTCACCTGGCCGTCGAGACGACCGCGCGGCAGGAGGCCTCGAGCCTTCTGCTGCGAGGCTCGTCACGCTGA
- a CDS encoding cation diffusion facilitator family transporter produces the protein MTSTTPPEPDHGPDHAPGTEPGTEPRHEHSHAHEQSHTDEHASASAGETARTGLLQQSCAPASESLKAPCAPRVLKQPEPAARTGTRATPPPEPKPEPGGHGHGHGHDLPKGPGAQRRLAIVLGITVSVLVLEAVGAALTGSLALLADAGHMLTDAAGLTLSLVVAILANRPPTVRLTWGWKRAEILSAAIQATALLAIGIYILVEGVQRLIDPPEVASTGMLVFGAIGLLANAVSILILLKGAGENMNTRAAFLEVVNDALGSVAVLVAAAAIWLTGWTRADAVASILIGTLILPRCWMLLRQALTVLLEATPTSVDLGEVRSHIQAVPHVVAVHDLHASTVATGLPILSAHVVVEDGCFHDGHLTVMLDELQSCLAGHFDVEHSTFQFEAQAHSDHEHPTHA, from the coding sequence ATGACGAGCACGACGCCCCCCGAGCCCGACCACGGGCCCGACCACGCGCCCGGCACCGAGCCCGGCACCGAGCCTCGTCATGAACACAGCCATGCGCACGAGCAGAGCCACACCGACGAACACGCCTCCGCGTCAGCCGGTGAGACCGCCCGGACCGGGCTTCTCCAACAGAGCTGTGCCCCCGCGTCCGAGAGCCTGAAGGCCCCCTGCGCCCCCCGCGTCCTCAAGCAGCCCGAACCCGCAGCGCGGACCGGGACCCGGGCCACACCGCCGCCCGAGCCGAAACCCGAACCCGGTGGACACGGCCACGGTCATGGGCACGACCTGCCCAAGGGCCCCGGCGCCCAGCGCCGCCTGGCGATCGTGCTGGGCATCACCGTCTCGGTCCTGGTGCTCGAGGCCGTCGGCGCCGCCCTCACCGGCAGTCTCGCCCTGCTCGCCGACGCCGGCCACATGCTCACCGACGCCGCCGGCCTGACCCTGTCGCTGGTCGTCGCGATCCTGGCCAACCGTCCCCCCACGGTCCGCCTGACCTGGGGCTGGAAGCGCGCCGAGATCCTGTCCGCGGCGATCCAGGCCACCGCCCTGCTGGCGATCGGGATCTACATCCTGGTCGAGGGCGTCCAGCGGCTCATCGACCCGCCCGAGGTCGCGAGCACCGGCATGCTCGTCTTCGGCGCCATCGGCCTCCTCGCCAACGCCGTCTCGATCCTCATCCTCCTGAAGGGCGCGGGCGAGAACATGAACACCCGCGCCGCCTTCCTCGAGGTCGTCAACGACGCCCTCGGCTCGGTGGCCGTGCTGGTCGCCGCCGCCGCGATCTGGCTCACCGGCTGGACCCGCGCCGACGCCGTGGCCTCCATCCTCATCGGCACCCTGATCCTCCCCCGCTGCTGGATGCTCCTCCGCCAGGCCCTGACCGTGCTCCTCGAGGCCACCCCGACCAGCGTCGACCTGGGCGAGGTGCGCAGCCACATCCAGGCCGTCCCCCACGTCGTGGCCGTCCACGACCTGCACGCCTCGACCGTCGCGACCGGCCTGCCGATCCTCTCCGCCCACGTGGTCGTCGAAGACGGCTGCTTCCACGACGGCCACCTCACCGTGATGCTCGACGAGCTGCAGAGCTGCCTGGCCGGGCACTTCGACGTCGAGCACTCCACCTTCCAGTTCGAGGCCCAGGCCCACTCCGACCACGAGCACCCCACGCACGCCTGA
- a CDS encoding leucyl aminopeptidase, producing the protein MPTLSVTAKDAITQSADALVIGVGTKNSGAVLAGAQAFPAPVRTALNQAVKAVGATGAKETLNRIPAVAGVSAKSVVLVGLGALDEIDHEVLRRAAGAATRQLAGLAKVVFGLPAADGEAVTAIAEGALFGAYTYNRYRSNGQGKTPVGTIVVSADAAANSAARAGIRRAKVLADAVHGTRDLINAAPVDLFPAQFADDAQRVVANLPVTVTVLDEKKLLKGGYGGLIAVGQGSSRPPRLVKLEYKPAGAKSHVALVGKGITFDSGGISIKPAASMDDMKSDMSGAAAVLHTVAAVAELGLPVHVTGWLALAENMPSGTAQRPSDVITIRGGRTVEVLNTDAEGRLVLADAIVAAGETKPDVIVDIATLTGAQLVALGSRTSAIMSNDDDLRNLVHQVSGEAGEAFWPMPLPQELRSSMDSRVADIANIGERMGGMLVAGLFLKEFVPTKDDVQTPWAHLDIAGPSYNTGSAYGYTPAGGTGHGVRTMLSLVESLAVEPLR; encoded by the coding sequence TTGCCCACGCTCAGTGTCACTGCCAAGGACGCGATCACCCAGTCCGCCGATGCCCTGGTCATCGGCGTCGGTACCAAGAACTCCGGCGCCGTGCTCGCCGGTGCGCAGGCGTTTCCCGCGCCGGTGCGCACGGCCCTGAACCAGGCGGTGAAGGCGGTCGGCGCGACCGGTGCCAAGGAGACGCTGAACCGCATCCCCGCGGTCGCCGGGGTGTCCGCCAAGTCGGTGGTTCTCGTCGGGCTCGGTGCCCTGGACGAGATCGACCACGAGGTGCTGCGCCGCGCGGCCGGTGCCGCCACCCGTCAGCTGGCCGGTCTGGCCAAGGTCGTGTTCGGCCTGCCCGCCGCCGACGGTGAGGCCGTCACCGCGATCGCCGAGGGCGCACTGTTCGGCGCGTACACCTACAACCGGTACCGCAGCAACGGTCAGGGCAAGACGCCCGTCGGCACGATCGTGGTCTCGGCCGACGCCGCCGCGAACTCGGCCGCCCGTGCGGGGATCCGCCGGGCCAAGGTGCTCGCCGACGCCGTGCACGGCACCCGCGACCTGATCAACGCCGCCCCGGTCGACCTGTTCCCGGCCCAGTTCGCCGACGACGCCCAGCGCGTGGTCGCGAACCTGCCCGTCACGGTCACCGTGCTCGACGAGAAGAAGCTGCTCAAGGGCGGTTACGGCGGTCTGATCGCCGTCGGTCAGGGCTCCTCCCGCCCGCCCCGCCTGGTCAAGCTGGAGTACAAGCCGGCCGGGGCGAAGTCCCACGTCGCGCTCGTCGGCAAGGGCATCACGTTCGACTCGGGAGGCATCTCGATCAAGCCCGCCGCGAGCATGGACGACATGAAGAGCGACATGTCCGGTGCCGCCGCGGTGCTGCACACGGTCGCCGCCGTCGCCGAGCTCGGGCTGCCCGTGCACGTCACCGGCTGGCTGGCGCTGGCCGAGAACATGCCGTCGGGCACGGCGCAGCGCCCGTCCGACGTGATCACGATCCGCGGTGGCCGCACGGTCGAGGTGCTCAATACCGACGCCGAGGGCCGTCTCGTGCTGGCCGACGCGATCGTCGCCGCCGGGGAGACGAAGCCCGACGTCATCGTCGACATCGCCACGCTGACCGGCGCGCAGCTGGTGGCCCTGGGCTCGCGCACCTCGGCGATCATGTCGAACGACGACGACCTGCGGAACCTCGTGCACCAGGTGTCGGGCGAGGCCGGTGAGGCGTTCTGGCCGATGCCGCTGCCGCAGGAACTGCGCTCGAGCATGGACTCCCGGGTCGCCGACATCGCGAACATCGGTGAGCGGATGGGCGGCATGCTGGTCGCCGGCCTGTTCCTCAAGGAATTCGTGCCCACGAAGGACGACGTGCAGACCCCGTGGGCGCACCTCGACATCGCGGGCCCCTCGTACAACACGGGTTCCGCCTACGGCTACACGCCGGCCGGGGGCACCGGGCACGGTGTGCGCACGATGCTGTCGCTCGTCGAGTCGCTGGCGGTCGAGCCGCTGCGCTGA
- the lipB gene encoding lipoyl(octanoyl) transferase LipB: MGSLRIEHLGFGADAVEYTAGWERQREVHAEVTAGAPDTVLLLEHQAVYTAGKRTEPQERPVDGTPVIDVDRGGKITWHGPGQLVGYPIVLLAKPVDVVAYVRRLEQLIIDVIAELGVEGGRVDGRSGVWVPAGNGRPERKLAAIGIRVSRGVTMHGFSLTCDSDLGAFGRIIPCGIADAGVTSLSAELGRDVSVHEVLPLIEAALPTHDLPGHHHKRVPKNRPAATAPQADELPRTGPRKTETISGAINDLAQELSGTR, translated from the coding sequence ATGGGTTCGCTGCGGATCGAGCATCTGGGTTTCGGCGCCGACGCCGTCGAGTACACGGCTGGCTGGGAACGTCAGCGTGAGGTCCACGCCGAGGTCACGGCGGGCGCCCCCGACACGGTGCTGCTGCTCGAGCACCAGGCCGTCTACACGGCGGGCAAGCGCACCGAACCCCAGGAGCGGCCCGTCGACGGAACTCCCGTCATCGACGTGGACCGCGGCGGCAAGATCACCTGGCACGGCCCGGGGCAGCTGGTCGGCTACCCGATCGTGCTGCTGGCCAAGCCGGTCGACGTCGTGGCCTACGTGCGCCGTCTGGAACAGCTGATCATCGATGTGATCGCGGAACTCGGTGTCGAGGGCGGGCGGGTGGACGGACGCAGCGGCGTCTGGGTGCCCGCCGGCAACGGCCGCCCCGAGCGCAAGCTGGCAGCCATCGGTATCCGGGTCTCGCGCGGCGTCACCATGCACGGCTTCTCCCTGACCTGCGACTCAGACCTGGGCGCCTTCGGCCGGATCATCCCGTGCGGCATCGCCGACGCGGGCGTCACCTCGCTCAGTGCCGAACTCGGCCGCGACGTCAGCGTGCATGAGGTGCTTCCGCTGATCGAGGCGGCCCTGCCGACCCACGACCTGCCGGGGCACCACCACAAACGGGTGCCGAAGAACCGTCCGGCGGCGACTGCTCCGCAGGCCGATGAACTGCCGAGAACCGGCCCCCGGAAGACCGAGACGATCAGCGGTGCCATCAACGATCTGGCTCAGGAGCTCAGCGGCACCCGCTGA
- the lpdA gene encoding dihydrolipoyl dehydrogenase, which yields MSDSGPGQIHDVVILGGGSGGYAAALRASQLGLSVVLIERDKVGGTCLHRGCIPTKALLHAAEVADSARESEKFGVKATFEAIDMPGVNKYKDGVIGRLYKGLQGLVSAAKVTYVEGEGKLVAPDTVEVAGTRYQGRNVVLATGSYSRSLPGLEIGGRIVASEQALTLDFVPKSVVVLGGGVIGVEFASVWRSFGADVTIVEALPRLVPVEDPAASKALERAFRKRGIAFKTGVRFAKAEQDDEGVTVSLESGETLRADLLLVAVGRGPNADGFGYQEAGVTMERGFVPTDDRLRTNVPGIFAVGDIVPGLQLAHRGFAQGIFVAEEIAGLAPVPLVESGIPRITYSDPEVASVGLTEAQAREKHGDENVQTYEYNLAGNGKSQILATAGFVKLVRQKDGPVLGVHMVGARIGELIGESQLIVNWEAFPEEVAQLVHAHPTQNEALGEAHLALAGKPLHAHG from the coding sequence GTGTCCGATTCCGGCCCCGGTCAGATCCACGACGTCGTGATCCTCGGAGGCGGCAGCGGCGGGTACGCCGCGGCACTGCGTGCCTCCCAGCTGGGTCTGAGCGTGGTCCTGATCGAGCGCGACAAGGTGGGCGGTACCTGCCTGCACCGCGGCTGCATCCCGACCAAGGCTCTCCTGCACGCGGCAGAGGTCGCCGACTCGGCCCGCGAGAGCGAGAAGTTCGGGGTGAAGGCCACCTTCGAGGCGATCGACATGCCCGGGGTGAACAAGTACAAGGACGGCGTGATCGGCCGCCTGTACAAGGGACTGCAGGGTCTGGTCTCCGCGGCCAAGGTGACGTACGTGGAGGGCGAGGGCAAGCTCGTCGCCCCTGACACGGTCGAGGTCGCGGGCACCCGCTACCAGGGCCGCAACGTGGTGCTGGCGACCGGTTCGTACTCGCGCTCGCTGCCCGGTCTCGAGATCGGCGGCCGCATCGTGGCCAGCGAGCAGGCGCTGACGCTCGACTTCGTGCCGAAGAGCGTGGTCGTGCTCGGTGGTGGCGTGATCGGGGTCGAGTTCGCCAGCGTGTGGCGGTCGTTCGGCGCCGACGTGACGATCGTGGAGGCCCTGCCGCGGCTCGTCCCGGTGGAGGACCCGGCGGCGTCGAAGGCCCTCGAGCGCGCGTTCCGCAAGCGTGGCATAGCGTTCAAGACCGGGGTCCGGTTCGCGAAGGCCGAGCAGGACGACGAAGGGGTGACCGTCTCGCTGGAGTCGGGCGAGACCCTGCGCGCCGATCTGCTGCTGGTCGCGGTCGGGCGCGGCCCGAACGCGGACGGCTTCGGCTACCAGGAGGCGGGGGTGACGATGGAGCGCGGTTTCGTGCCCACCGACGACCGCCTGCGCACCAACGTCCCCGGCATCTTCGCGGTCGGCGACATCGTGCCCGGCCTGCAGCTCGCGCACCGCGGGTTCGCGCAGGGCATCTTCGTGGCCGAGGAGATCGCCGGCCTCGCGCCGGTGCCGCTGGTCGAGTCGGGCATCCCCCGCATCACCTACTCCGACCCGGAGGTGGCCTCGGTCGGCCTGACCGAGGCGCAGGCCCGCGAGAAGCACGGCGACGAGAACGTGCAGACCTACGAGTACAACCTCGCGGGCAACGGCAAGAGCCAGATCCTGGCGACGGCCGGGTTCGTGAAGCTGGTTCGCCAGAAGGACGGGCCGGTGCTGGGTGTACACATGGTCGGCGCGCGCATCGGCGAACTCATCGGGGAGAGCCAGCTGATCGTCAACTGGGAGGCTTTCCCGGAGGAGGTCGCCCAGCTGGTGCACGCGCACCCGACGCAGAACGAGGCACTGGGAGAGGCGCACCTGGCGCTCGCCGGCAAGCCCCTGCACGCCCACGGATAG
- a CDS encoding TIGR01777 family oxidoreductase, with translation MKVAVTGSHGLIGTALVERLTARGDEVIRLVRSAPSGPGEVRWDPAGGSVDLDGLEGVDGVVHLAGAGVGDRRWTAAYKREIRDSRALGTRTLVRALTSLEAGPRVLVSGSAIGYYGDRGEEVLTETSAPGQGFLTGVVEVWEAEAVPAADAGIRVVHPRFGLIMAPNGGAFKQLLLLARLGLAGPMGNGRQWWSWITLHDTLNALELMLDGPADGDGAPLSGPVNMVGPEPARNADVMKAVASALHRPALVPAPAFALKAVLGEFAAEVLGSQRVVPDRLRDAGFQWEHDTLDKAAAWMTQRPGA, from the coding sequence ATGAAGGTCGCGGTGACCGGTTCACACGGTCTGATCGGCACGGCCCTGGTCGAGCGGTTGACGGCGCGGGGTGACGAGGTGATCCGGCTGGTGCGCAGTGCGCCCTCCGGTCCGGGAGAGGTGCGCTGGGACCCTGCGGGTGGCAGCGTCGACCTGGATGGGCTCGAGGGTGTGGACGGGGTGGTGCACCTGGCTGGGGCCGGGGTGGGCGACCGTCGCTGGACCGCCGCCTACAAGCGCGAGATCCGTGACTCGCGGGCGCTCGGCACGCGCACGCTGGTGCGGGCCCTGACCTCGCTGGAGGCCGGGCCCCGGGTGCTCGTCAGTGGGTCGGCCATCGGTTACTACGGGGACCGGGGCGAGGAGGTACTCACCGAGACGTCCGCGCCGGGCCAGGGTTTTCTGACCGGTGTCGTCGAGGTCTGGGAGGCCGAGGCCGTGCCCGCCGCCGACGCCGGAATCCGGGTCGTGCACCCGCGCTTCGGGCTGATCATGGCGCCGAACGGGGGTGCGTTCAAGCAGCTCCTGCTCCTCGCGCGACTGGGTCTGGCCGGGCCGATGGGCAACGGGCGCCAGTGGTGGAGCTGGATCACGCTCCACGACACCCTCAACGCCCTGGAACTCATGCTCGACGGCCCGGCCGACGGTGATGGCGCCCCTCTGAGCGGCCCCGTGAACATGGTCGGCCCCGAGCCGGCCCGCAACGCCGATGTGATGAAGGCCGTCGCCTCGGCCCTGCACCGCCCCGCGCTCGTCCCCGCTCCGGCCTTCGCGCTGAAGGCGGTGCTCGGTGAGTTCGCGGCCGAGGTGCTTGGTAGCCAGCGGGTGGTTCCGGACCGGTTGCGCGACGCCGGATTCCAGTGGGAGCACGACACCCTGGACAAGGCCGCCGCCTGGATGACCCAGCGTCCGGGCGCCTGA
- a CDS encoding nuclear transport factor 2 family protein yields the protein MDARKALLIDAYRCFNGRDVEGLLSMMTDDVEWPDVPNQDVLRSKNEIREYWRGQFAVSDPQAVPTDFEPGRGEDDLVAVVEHEVRDLSGGVLVQRRETRHRYFFRDGLVRRMVVE from the coding sequence ATGGACGCTCGCAAGGCGCTGCTCATCGACGCGTACCGCTGCTTCAACGGGCGGGACGTCGAGGGCTTGCTGTCGATGATGACGGACGACGTGGAGTGGCCGGACGTGCCCAACCAGGACGTGCTGCGCAGTAAGAACGAGATCCGCGAGTACTGGCGCGGGCAGTTCGCCGTGTCGGACCCGCAGGCCGTGCCCACCGACTTCGAACCCGGCCGGGGTGAGGACGACCTCGTGGCCGTGGTCGAGCACGAGGTGCGCGACCTGAGCGGCGGCGTGCTGGTGCAGCGGCGTGAGACCCGGCACCGGTACTTCTTCCGTGACGGTCTGGTGCGGCGCATGGTGGTCGAGTAA
- a CDS encoding serine/threonine-protein kinase: MDLPPFSQTSAEPGKPPEPSAPPDVPGFRPHTLLGRGAHGEVWQAEDLITGEEVALKIGRRSTPFEGPDGLEHEIALLSRIEHPHIVRMRRVVDLPDDKVALVLDLAAGGSLAALVAARGTLPPGEVVTVIVPIVAALEHLHQSGLVHGDVSPGNILFGADGCPRLGDLGVAQMFGDRNEDIWNTPGFADPLVLESVGPVSAAMRQAADVRALAASSWFALTGRAPSGMRGENEAEHAVVPAVEGDVSLGPAYPAQDRALREVLATCLSPDPGQRPGLAEFADLAWQAAHPAPIRLARVPTEPPMQMLTTRRVAPRAVAESPKHPAPVREPTRRTVPVSRLVMLLLAVGMVGALTAGFGWRLLRSATDVSATVGDMRKDASVTPVTPVTDAVAEKGQEPFGPAEALGPELTEALERIGQVRSQAFARVSEGDLSRADEAGSPAHRSDEALLKRLKANGYRLEKVRYRIGRVEVVRIRGRTAVVRAEVSTSGHQQVRNDGATAEDVPASGPAPMVFTLRALGNAGEGSGRWRVRDVQAAEEK, encoded by the coding sequence ATGGACCTTCCGCCGTTCTCGCAGACCTCCGCCGAGCCGGGCAAGCCTCCCGAGCCTTCCGCCCCTCCCGACGTGCCCGGGTTCCGTCCGCACACGTTGCTGGGTCGGGGTGCCCACGGTGAGGTGTGGCAGGCAGAAGACCTGATCACCGGTGAGGAGGTGGCGCTGAAGATCGGGCGGCGGTCCACGCCGTTCGAGGGCCCCGACGGACTGGAACACGAAATCGCCCTGCTCAGCCGTATCGAGCATCCGCACATCGTGAGAATGCGCCGTGTGGTGGATCTTCCGGACGACAAGGTGGCTCTCGTGCTCGACCTTGCCGCCGGGGGCAGCCTCGCCGCATTGGTCGCCGCCCGTGGAACCCTGCCGCCCGGCGAGGTGGTCACGGTGATCGTCCCGATCGTGGCCGCCCTCGAGCACCTGCACCAGAGCGGTCTGGTCCACGGAGACGTGTCGCCGGGCAACATCCTGTTCGGAGCCGACGGCTGCCCGCGCCTGGGTGATCTCGGTGTGGCCCAGATGTTCGGAGATCGCAACGAAGACATCTGGAACACGCCGGGTTTCGCCGATCCGCTGGTGCTCGAAAGTGTTGGCCCGGTGTCGGCGGCGATGCGGCAGGCCGCGGATGTGCGGGCGCTCGCGGCTTCGAGCTGGTTCGCGCTCACGGGTCGTGCTCCGTCGGGAATGAGGGGTGAGAACGAGGCGGAACATGCGGTGGTGCCGGCTGTAGAAGGCGACGTGTCGCTGGGGCCGGCCTATCCGGCGCAAGACCGCGCGCTGCGCGAGGTTCTGGCGACGTGTCTGTCGCCCGATCCCGGTCAGCGACCCGGCCTGGCCGAGTTCGCCGACCTGGCCTGGCAGGCGGCGCACCCGGCACCGATCCGACTGGCCCGCGTTCCGACCGAACCGCCGATGCAGATGCTGACCACCCGGAGGGTCGCGCCGCGGGCCGTCGCGGAATCGCCGAAACATCCTGCACCCGTGAGGGAGCCGACGCGTCGCACGGTTCCGGTGTCGCGTCTGGTCATGTTGCTGCTGGCCGTGGGTATGGTCGGCGCCCTGACTGCTGGCTTCGGGTGGCGGTTGTTGCGGAGCGCGACCGACGTGTCCGCAACGGTCGGCGACATGCGTAAGGACGCATCGGTCACGCCGGTCACGCCGGTCACCGACGCGGTGGCCGAGAAGGGGCAGGAGCCGTTCGGCCCGGCCGAAGCACTCGGCCCCGAGCTCACCGAGGCACTGGAGCGGATCGGTCAGGTCCGGTCGCAGGCGTTCGCCAGGGTGTCCGAGGGGGACCTGTCCCGGGCCGACGAGGCGGGCTCGCCGGCGCACCGCTCTGACGAGGCGCTGCTGAAACGTCTGAAAGCCAACGGGTATCGGCTCGAGAAGGTCAGATACCGCATCGGCCGGGTCGAGGTGGTGCGGATCCGGGGGCGGACCGCCGTGGTCAGGGCGGAGGTGAGCACGTCCGGGCACCAGCAGGTACGCAACGACGGGGCCACCGCAGAAGACGTCCCTGCGAGTGGCCCGGCGCCGATGGTGTTCACCCTTCGTGCGCTCGGGAACGCGGGGGAGGGATCCGGGCGGTGGCGGGTGCGTGATGTGCAGGCAGCCGAAGAGAAGTGA